Proteins found in one Panthera tigris isolate Pti1 chromosome B3, P.tigris_Pti1_mat1.1, whole genome shotgun sequence genomic segment:
- the FBXO34 gene encoding F-box only protein 34 isoform X2, translated as MHLKPYWKLQKKERPLEISKETLRTPMSHHEAINDEKCKASYMKPSVFPSPSLGKASSRKPLGILSPNVLCSMSGKSPIESSLNVKTKKNAPSATIHQGEEGEGPLDIWAVVKPGNTKEKIAFFAAHQCSNRIGSMKIKSSWDIDGRATKRRKKSGDLKKAKIQLERMREVNSRCYQPEPFACGIEHCSVHYVSDSGDGVYAGRPLSVIQMVAFLEQRASALLATCTKNCTNSPAVVKFPGQSRSVPPASEPFSAPGACEESTERGNSEVGEPQSEPVRVLDMVARLESECLKRQSQREPGSLSRNNSFRRNVGRVLLANGTRANEGKTNKGALEAPDTQVNPVGSVSVDCGPSRADHCSPKGDESWDGAPRGCPSLPASVNFLMDSAEFEPDQQTALKNGNKYDVEMTEELVGSSFPVGTCPQAIELPTDAVDCLSRELVPLTSQNPDQRRKESLCISITVSKVEQGQPSSLKPCEDPLPGMLFFLPPGQHQSDCSQLNESTRESSVAGHLQDAAEGDSTTEEKSVSADSFVLPASPVESTLPVLEASSWKKQVSHDFLETRFKIQQLLEPQQYMAFLPHHLMVKIFRLLPTKSLVALKCTCCYFKFIIEYYNIRPADSRWVRDPRYREDPCKQCKKKYVKGDVSLCRWHPKPYCQALPYGPGYWMCCHRSQKAFPGCKLGLHDNHWVPACHSFNRAIHKKAKGTETEEEY; from the coding sequence ATGCACCTAAAGCCATACTGGAAACTCCAGAAGAAAGAGCGACCTCTGGAAATCAGCAAGGAAACTTTGAGAACTCCTATGAGCCACCACGAAGCTATAAATGATGAAAAATGCAAAGCTAGCTACATGAAACCAAGTGTCTTTCCTTCACCCTCTCTTGGTAAAGCATCATCTCGAAagcctcttgggattctttctccaaATGTTCTGTGCAGTATGAGTGGGAAGAGTCCGATAGAGAGCAGCTTGAATGTTAAAACCAAGAAGAATGCACCGTCTGCAACAATCCACCAGGGTGAAGAAGGGGAAGGGCCGCTTGATATCTGGGCTGTTGTGAAACCGGGAAATACCAAGGAGAAAATTGCATTCTTTGCAGCCCACCAGTGTAGCAATAGGATAGgatctatgaaaataaaaagctcctgggATATTGATGGGAGAGCtactaaaagaaggaaaaaatcaggAGATCTTAAAAAAGCCAAGATACAGTTGGAAAGGATGAGGGAAGTCAACAGCAGGTGCTACCAGCCTGAGCCCTTTGCGTGTGGCATTGAGCACTGTTCTGTGCATTATGTGAGTGACAGTGGGGATGGCGTCTATGCCGGGAGGCCTCTGTCAGTCATACAGATGGTTGCCTTCCTCGAGCAAAGAGCCAGTGCCCTGCTAGCTACATGTACGAAAAACTGCACTAACTCACCTGCTGTGGTGAAGTTTCCTGGGCAATCCAGAAGTGTGCCCCCAGCCTCCGAGCCCTTTTCTGCCCCAGGAGCTTGTGAAGAATCCACGGAAAGGGGAAATTCTGAGGTTGGTGAACCACAGAGCGAGCCAGTCCGTGTCCTTGACATGGTAGCCAGGCTGGAGTCTGAGTGCCTGAAGCGGCAGAGCCAGCGTGAGCCTGGGAGCCTCTCGAGGAATAACAGCTTCCGTCGAAATGTGGGCCGCGTGTTGCTTGCAAATGGCACTCGGGCTAatgaaggcaaaacaaacaaaggggccTTGGAGGCACCAGACACTCAGGTGAATCCTGTGGGGTCTGTATCTGTGGACTGTGGCCCCTCAAGAGCTGACCATTGTTCTCCCAAGGGGGATGAGTCCTGGGACGGTGCTCCTCGGGGCTGTCCGTCGTTGCCAGCGAGTGTGAATTTCCTCATGGACAGTGCAGAATTTGAGCCAGATCAGCAAACTGCCCtgaaaaatggcaataaatatgaTGTGGAGATGACAGAAGAACTTGTTGGGTCATCTTTTCCTGTTGGCACCTGCCCTCAAGCCATTGAATTGCCCACAGATGCTGTTGATTGTCTGAGTAGAGAGCTCGTGCCGCTTACTAGCCAAAATCCTgatcagagaagaaaggaatcttTGTGCATTAGTATCACTGTGTCCAAGGTAGAGCAAGGCCAGCCTTCTAGTTTAAAGCCCTGTGAAGACCCACTTCCAGGGATGTTGTTTTTTTTGCCACCTGGTCAGCACCAGTCAGACTGTTCCCAGTTGAATGAAAGCACAAGGGAGTCTTCTGTTGCCGGCCACCTTCAGGATGCTGCTGAGGGTGACAGTACCACTGAGGAAAAAAGTGTTTCAGCTGATTCATTTGTCCTGCCAGCCTCTCCTGTGGAAAGTACATTACCGGTGCTTGAGGCATCCAGTTGGAAGAAGCAAGTGTCTCATGACTTTCTGGAGACCAGGTTTAAAATCCAGCAGCTTTTGGAGCCTCAGCAGTACATGGCTTTTCTGCCCCACCACCTCATGGTGAAAATCTTCAGGTTACTTCCCACCAAGAGCTTAGTGGCTCTTAAGTGTACCTGCTGCTATTTCAAGTTTATCATTGAATACTACAATATCAGGCCAGCAGATTCCCGCTGGGTGCGAGATCCACGATACAGAGAGGACCCTTGCAAGCAGTGCAAGAAAAAATACGTGAAAGGGGATGTGTCCCTGTGCCGGTGGCACCCCAAGCCCTATTGCCAGGCATTGCCCTACGGGCCAGGATACTGGATGTGCTGCCACCGGTCTCAGAAAGCCTTCCCTGGCTGTAAGCTGGGGCTTCATGACAATCACTGGGTCCCTGCGTGCCACAGCTTTAATCGGGCAATCCATAAGAAAGCGAAGGGGACTGAAACTGAAGAGGAATACTGA
- the FBXO34 gene encoding F-box only protein 34 isoform X1 — MGFGASVGIRRAVLGARSASAVGSEPGLLLPPHRGVQPRARPRPGQERRASVMHLKPYWKLQKKERPLEISKETLRTPMSHHEAINDEKCKASYMKPSVFPSPSLGKASSRKPLGILSPNVLCSMSGKSPIESSLNVKTKKNAPSATIHQGEEGEGPLDIWAVVKPGNTKEKIAFFAAHQCSNRIGSMKIKSSWDIDGRATKRRKKSGDLKKAKIQLERMREVNSRCYQPEPFACGIEHCSVHYVSDSGDGVYAGRPLSVIQMVAFLEQRASALLATCTKNCTNSPAVVKFPGQSRSVPPASEPFSAPGACEESTERGNSEVGEPQSEPVRVLDMVARLESECLKRQSQREPGSLSRNNSFRRNVGRVLLANGTRANEGKTNKGALEAPDTQVNPVGSVSVDCGPSRADHCSPKGDESWDGAPRGCPSLPASVNFLMDSAEFEPDQQTALKNGNKYDVEMTEELVGSSFPVGTCPQAIELPTDAVDCLSRELVPLTSQNPDQRRKESLCISITVSKVEQGQPSSLKPCEDPLPGMLFFLPPGQHQSDCSQLNESTRESSVAGHLQDAAEGDSTTEEKSVSADSFVLPASPVESTLPVLEASSWKKQVSHDFLETRFKIQQLLEPQQYMAFLPHHLMVKIFRLLPTKSLVALKCTCCYFKFIIEYYNIRPADSRWVRDPRYREDPCKQCKKKYVKGDVSLCRWHPKPYCQALPYGPGYWMCCHRSQKAFPGCKLGLHDNHWVPACHSFNRAIHKKAKGTETEEEY; from the coding sequence AGCCTCTGTTATGCACCTAAAGCCATACTGGAAACTCCAGAAGAAAGAGCGACCTCTGGAAATCAGCAAGGAAACTTTGAGAACTCCTATGAGCCACCACGAAGCTATAAATGATGAAAAATGCAAAGCTAGCTACATGAAACCAAGTGTCTTTCCTTCACCCTCTCTTGGTAAAGCATCATCTCGAAagcctcttgggattctttctccaaATGTTCTGTGCAGTATGAGTGGGAAGAGTCCGATAGAGAGCAGCTTGAATGTTAAAACCAAGAAGAATGCACCGTCTGCAACAATCCACCAGGGTGAAGAAGGGGAAGGGCCGCTTGATATCTGGGCTGTTGTGAAACCGGGAAATACCAAGGAGAAAATTGCATTCTTTGCAGCCCACCAGTGTAGCAATAGGATAGgatctatgaaaataaaaagctcctgggATATTGATGGGAGAGCtactaaaagaaggaaaaaatcaggAGATCTTAAAAAAGCCAAGATACAGTTGGAAAGGATGAGGGAAGTCAACAGCAGGTGCTACCAGCCTGAGCCCTTTGCGTGTGGCATTGAGCACTGTTCTGTGCATTATGTGAGTGACAGTGGGGATGGCGTCTATGCCGGGAGGCCTCTGTCAGTCATACAGATGGTTGCCTTCCTCGAGCAAAGAGCCAGTGCCCTGCTAGCTACATGTACGAAAAACTGCACTAACTCACCTGCTGTGGTGAAGTTTCCTGGGCAATCCAGAAGTGTGCCCCCAGCCTCCGAGCCCTTTTCTGCCCCAGGAGCTTGTGAAGAATCCACGGAAAGGGGAAATTCTGAGGTTGGTGAACCACAGAGCGAGCCAGTCCGTGTCCTTGACATGGTAGCCAGGCTGGAGTCTGAGTGCCTGAAGCGGCAGAGCCAGCGTGAGCCTGGGAGCCTCTCGAGGAATAACAGCTTCCGTCGAAATGTGGGCCGCGTGTTGCTTGCAAATGGCACTCGGGCTAatgaaggcaaaacaaacaaaggggccTTGGAGGCACCAGACACTCAGGTGAATCCTGTGGGGTCTGTATCTGTGGACTGTGGCCCCTCAAGAGCTGACCATTGTTCTCCCAAGGGGGATGAGTCCTGGGACGGTGCTCCTCGGGGCTGTCCGTCGTTGCCAGCGAGTGTGAATTTCCTCATGGACAGTGCAGAATTTGAGCCAGATCAGCAAACTGCCCtgaaaaatggcaataaatatgaTGTGGAGATGACAGAAGAACTTGTTGGGTCATCTTTTCCTGTTGGCACCTGCCCTCAAGCCATTGAATTGCCCACAGATGCTGTTGATTGTCTGAGTAGAGAGCTCGTGCCGCTTACTAGCCAAAATCCTgatcagagaagaaaggaatcttTGTGCATTAGTATCACTGTGTCCAAGGTAGAGCAAGGCCAGCCTTCTAGTTTAAAGCCCTGTGAAGACCCACTTCCAGGGATGTTGTTTTTTTTGCCACCTGGTCAGCACCAGTCAGACTGTTCCCAGTTGAATGAAAGCACAAGGGAGTCTTCTGTTGCCGGCCACCTTCAGGATGCTGCTGAGGGTGACAGTACCACTGAGGAAAAAAGTGTTTCAGCTGATTCATTTGTCCTGCCAGCCTCTCCTGTGGAAAGTACATTACCGGTGCTTGAGGCATCCAGTTGGAAGAAGCAAGTGTCTCATGACTTTCTGGAGACCAGGTTTAAAATCCAGCAGCTTTTGGAGCCTCAGCAGTACATGGCTTTTCTGCCCCACCACCTCATGGTGAAAATCTTCAGGTTACTTCCCACCAAGAGCTTAGTGGCTCTTAAGTGTACCTGCTGCTATTTCAAGTTTATCATTGAATACTACAATATCAGGCCAGCAGATTCCCGCTGGGTGCGAGATCCACGATACAGAGAGGACCCTTGCAAGCAGTGCAAGAAAAAATACGTGAAAGGGGATGTGTCCCTGTGCCGGTGGCACCCCAAGCCCTATTGCCAGGCATTGCCCTACGGGCCAGGATACTGGATGTGCTGCCACCGGTCTCAGAAAGCCTTCCCTGGCTGTAAGCTGGGGCTTCATGACAATCACTGGGTCCCTGCGTGCCACAGCTTTAATCGGGCAATCCATAAGAAAGCGAAGGGGACTGAAACTGAAGAGGAATACTGA